The following coding sequences are from one Burkholderia stabilis window:
- a CDS encoding acyl-CoA dehydrogenase family protein, producing MFDHLNRPEFVTLRADVLRFVDDELRPIERELRLDAESVWPRDVLRRVWRRSAELGFYTASLPVALGGKGLSIVETCALKADLAASGAALAPHVLGELGGPPRVGNMLKYATPAQLERYFKPVMRGEKSTCFALTEPHSGSDAMSISTSAVEDGDSLVINGTKHYISGAPFADFAIVMCVTDPAATPPQITAVLVDLDLPGVTVEHEYVPMSGQHIDADIRFDNVRVPRENVFGGVGNGFKLGMSRINVNRLLHCPTMLGLAMSAYRASLDYARTRRQFGGPIARFQAIQHMLADMAAALWACESMIAHTAMLADAGADLRMAAAACKLFVSERCFEVADKAVQIHGNVGVTRGHPVEQTFRKLRMFRILTGTSEIQRNTIAKAILDPAGAGA from the coding sequence ATGTTCGATCATCTGAATCGCCCCGAATTTGTCACGCTGCGTGCGGACGTGCTGCGCTTCGTCGACGACGAACTGCGCCCGATCGAGCGCGAGCTGCGGCTCGACGCCGAAAGCGTGTGGCCGCGCGACGTGCTGCGCCGCGTGTGGCGGCGTTCGGCCGAACTCGGCTTTTACACTGCGAGCCTGCCCGTCGCGCTGGGCGGCAAGGGCCTGTCGATCGTCGAGACCTGCGCGCTGAAGGCCGACCTGGCCGCATCGGGCGCGGCGCTCGCGCCGCACGTGCTCGGCGAACTGGGCGGGCCGCCGCGCGTCGGCAACATGCTGAAGTACGCGACGCCTGCGCAGCTCGAGCGCTATTTCAAGCCGGTGATGCGCGGCGAGAAGTCGACCTGCTTCGCGCTGACCGAGCCGCATTCGGGTTCCGACGCGATGAGCATCAGCACGAGCGCGGTCGAGGATGGCGACTCGCTCGTCATCAACGGCACGAAGCACTACATCAGCGGCGCACCGTTCGCCGATTTCGCGATCGTGATGTGCGTGACCGACCCGGCCGCGACGCCGCCGCAGATCACGGCGGTGCTCGTCGATCTCGACCTGCCGGGCGTCACCGTCGAGCACGAATACGTGCCGATGTCGGGCCAGCACATCGACGCGGACATCCGTTTCGACAACGTGCGCGTGCCGCGCGAGAACGTGTTCGGCGGCGTCGGCAACGGCTTCAAGCTCGGCATGTCGCGGATCAACGTGAACCGGCTGCTGCATTGCCCGACGATGCTCGGCCTCGCGATGTCGGCGTATCGCGCGTCGCTCGACTATGCGCGCACGCGCCGGCAGTTCGGCGGCCCGATCGCGCGCTTCCAGGCGATCCAGCACATGCTCGCCGACATGGCCGCCGCGCTGTGGGCATGCGAGAGCATGATCGCGCACACGGCCATGCTCGCCGACGCGGGCGCGGACCTGCGCATGGCGGCGGCCGCGTGCAAGCTGTTCGTGTCGGAACGCTGCTTCGAGGTTGCGGACAAGGCCGTGCAGATTCACGGCAACGTCGGCGTGACGCGCGGCCATCCGGTCGAGCAGACCTTCCGCAAGCTGCGGATGTTCCGAATCCTGACCGGCACCAGCGAGATTCAGCGCAACACGATCGCGAAGGCGATTCTCGACCCGGCCGGCGCGGGGGCGTGA
- a CDS encoding CaiB/BaiF CoA transferase family protein, producing MTIDTPRNDESPQQHAKPAWSCLNDVTILDVSQLLPGPHACALLRQLGADVVKIEPPLTGDASRLLGDAVFAQFNRGKRSVALDLKAPADRDRFLELVRRADAVVEGFRPGVMARLGIGYDTLARINPRIVMCSISGYGQDGPNAARPGHDLNFLAEAGFWAIPAQVDDVVGRPRVRLADYAAAMHAALSLSVAVMSARANGHGQHLDVSIHDATLAWTAPAAWASRAHRAAPSDAPWVMPDNDLFETADGRHLALGILEDKFWMTLGDALGDAFPALRDLRFARRAGRQQHKCEISELLKSVFASRTLAEWMHVLRGFDLPVSPLLGPDELFADPHVRARGVAHEIDGALAVRFPVKFSLGLPDGDEHVPHLGEHDA from the coding sequence ATGACGATCGATACTCCGCGTAACGACGAATCGCCGCAACAGCATGCGAAACCAGCATGGTCGTGCCTGAACGACGTGACGATCCTGGACGTGAGCCAGTTGCTGCCGGGCCCGCATGCGTGCGCGCTGCTTCGGCAACTCGGCGCCGACGTCGTGAAGATCGAGCCGCCGCTGACCGGTGACGCGTCGCGTCTGCTCGGCGATGCCGTGTTCGCGCAATTCAATCGCGGCAAGCGTTCGGTCGCGCTCGACCTGAAGGCGCCGGCGGATCGCGACCGTTTTCTCGAACTCGTGCGCCGTGCCGATGCGGTCGTCGAAGGTTTTCGGCCCGGCGTGATGGCGCGTCTCGGGATCGGTTACGACACGCTCGCGCGCATCAACCCCCGCATCGTGATGTGCTCGATTTCGGGCTACGGACAGGACGGCCCGAATGCGGCGCGCCCCGGCCACGATCTGAATTTCCTGGCGGAAGCGGGCTTCTGGGCGATTCCGGCGCAGGTCGACGACGTGGTCGGCCGGCCGCGCGTACGGCTCGCGGACTACGCGGCCGCGATGCATGCGGCGCTGTCGCTGTCGGTGGCCGTAATGAGCGCGCGCGCGAACGGCCACGGGCAACACCTCGACGTGTCGATCCACGATGCGACGCTCGCGTGGACGGCGCCCGCGGCATGGGCGTCGCGCGCGCATCGCGCAGCGCCGTCCGATGCGCCCTGGGTGATGCCCGACAACGACCTGTTCGAAACGGCGGACGGCCGCCATCTTGCGCTCGGCATCCTCGAGGACAAGTTCTGGATGACGCTGGGCGATGCGCTGGGCGACGCGTTCCCTGCCTTGCGCGATCTGCGTTTCGCCCGTCGCGCCGGGCGGCAACAGCACAAGTGCGAGATCAGCGAACTGCTGAAGTCGGTGTTCGCGAGCCGCACGCTGGCGGAATGGATGCACGTGCTGCGCGGGTTCGATTTGCCGGTGTCGCCGCTACTCGGCCCGGACGAACTGTTCGCCGATCCGCACGTGCGCGCGCGCGGCGTCGCGCACGAGATCGATGGCGCGCTCGCCGTGCGCTTTCCGGTGAAGTTCTCGCTGGGGCTGCCGGACGGCGACGAGCACGTGCCGCATCTCGGCGAGCACGACGCGTAG